In Harmonia axyridis chromosome 6, icHarAxyr1.1, whole genome shotgun sequence, a single window of DNA contains:
- the LOC123682508 gene encoding uncharacterized protein LOC123682508: MNFKTYKICGVPQCKNTSLKTPEKLFVSVPQNRDMRVKWLQLAKRDLTGITTATRLHFCEDHFDMPNDMENYMQYHVMGSVHQVRMKRECLPTKFHCQSDQKNTTSDAEQRMNLLEEFEKEMEERTAAAKRVEFGDNLPGCSGSHQCEPKIKKQKSDNNEEIMENVSKNNFNLIQSEVPEEAVAKEEDEYDLVEQLYQLLNQSETFQEELIDASQITKDKTS; encoded by the exons atgaatttcaaaacttaCAAGATTTGTGGGGTTCCTCAGTGTAAAAACACAAGTTTAAAAACTCCAGAGAAGTTATTTGTTTCGGTTCCACAAAACAGAGACATGCGAGTAAAATGGCTTCAACTTGCAAAGCGAGATTTAACTGGAATAACGACGGCAACTCGTCTTCATTTTTGTGAAGATCATTTCGAT atGCCAAATGATATGGAGAATTATATGCAATATCATGTGATGGGTTCTGTACACCAGGTACGTATGAAACGTGAGTGCTTGCCTACAAAATTTCATTGTCAATCAGATCAAAAAAACACAACATCTGATGCAGAACAGAGAATGAACTTGcttgaagaatttgaaaaagaaatggAAGAGAGAACAGCCGCTGCAAAACGGGTGGAGTTTGGAGATAATTTACCTGGTTGTTCAG GTTCTcaccaatgtgaaccaaaaataaaaaagcaAAAATCGGacaataatgaagaaatcatgGAAAAtgtatcaaaaaataatttcaatcttataCAAAGTGAAGTTCCTGAAGAAGCTGTAGCCAAGGAAGAAGATGAATATGATTTGGTTGAACAGTTATATCAACTACTTAATCAATCAGAAACATTTCAGGAAGAACTAATAGATGcatctcaaataacaaaagacAAAACAAGTTGA
- the LOC123682509 gene encoding uncharacterized protein LOC123682509 isoform X2, translating to MNSKVYKWCMVPMCKNTSITTPNKLFLYVPNKKIMRDKWLELAGRNPAEIVSNSPVYFCEDHFDLPNDMENYMEYRVMGFVSQVRKKPGCIPTKFACQTYKNNQSLSDTIEPQNICNKRKVTALEKCEKQSEEIASGSSVEPEIIYTEESKTDCKYGEDSQNIGSPKCEPKIKKEKLDDIEDIKENVSKNNFIFIKSEIPEEVGLKEEDEYSLVEQLLELVNQTETVKEELADASDDTIKKEKQV from the exons ATGAATTCCAAAGTTTACAAGTGGTGTATGGTCCCTATGTGTAAAAACACATCAATAACAACACCTAACAAATTGTTTCTTTACGTTccaaataagaaaataatgagAGATAAGTGGCTGGAGCTTGCAGGGCGAAACCCAGCAGAAATAGTTTCGAATTCACcagtttatttttgtgaagaccattttgat ctaCCAAATGATATGGAAAATTATATGGAGTATCGTGTAATGGGGTTCGTATCACAAGTACGTAAGAAACCAGGTTGCATTCCTACAAAATTTGCATgccaaacatacaaaaataatCAAAGCCTATCCGATACTATAGAACCACAAAATATATGTAATAAACGTAAGGTAACGGCtctagaaaaatgtgaaaagcaaTCAGAAGAAA TAGCATCTGGAAGTTCag TTGAACCAGAAATAATATATACGGAAGAGAGTAAAACAGATTGTAAATATGGGGAAGACTCTCAAAACATTG GTTCTCCCAAATGTGAACCAAAAATAAAGAAGGAAAAATTGGATGACATTGAAGATATCAAGGAAAAtgtatcaaaaaataatttcatatttataaaaAGTGAAATTCCTGAGGAAGTTGGACTCAaggaggaagatgaatattctTTGGTTGAACAGTTATTGGAACTAGTTAATCAAACTGAGACAGTTAAGGAAGAATTAGCAGATGCCTCTGAtgatacaataaaaaaagaaaagcaAGTTTGA
- the LOC123682509 gene encoding uncharacterized protein LOC123682509 isoform X1: MNSKVYKWCMVPMCKNTSITTPNKLFLYVPNKKIMRDKWLELAGRNPAEIVSNSPVYFCEDHFDLPNDMENYMEYRVMGFVSQVRKKPGCIPTKFACQTYKNNQSLSDTIEPQNICNKRKVTALEKCEKQSEENCMFRKHLKTEEIASGSSVEPEIIYTEESKTDCKYGEDSQNIGSPKCEPKIKKEKLDDIEDIKENVSKNNFIFIKSEIPEEVGLKEEDEYSLVEQLLELVNQTETVKEELADASDDTIKKEKQV, from the exons ATGAATTCCAAAGTTTACAAGTGGTGTATGGTCCCTATGTGTAAAAACACATCAATAACAACACCTAACAAATTGTTTCTTTACGTTccaaataagaaaataatgagAGATAAGTGGCTGGAGCTTGCAGGGCGAAACCCAGCAGAAATAGTTTCGAATTCACcagtttatttttgtgaagaccattttgat ctaCCAAATGATATGGAAAATTATATGGAGTATCGTGTAATGGGGTTCGTATCACAAGTACGTAAGAAACCAGGTTGCATTCCTACAAAATTTGCATgccaaacatacaaaaataatCAAAGCCTATCCGATACTATAGAACCACAAAATATATGTAATAAACGTAAGGTAACGGCtctagaaaaatgtgaaaagcaaTCAGAAGAAAATTGTATGTTCAGAAAACATTTAAAAACAGAAGAAATAGCATCTGGAAGTTCag TTGAACCAGAAATAATATATACGGAAGAGAGTAAAACAGATTGTAAATATGGGGAAGACTCTCAAAACATTG GTTCTCCCAAATGTGAACCAAAAATAAAGAAGGAAAAATTGGATGACATTGAAGATATCAAGGAAAAtgtatcaaaaaataatttcatatttataaaaAGTGAAATTCCTGAGGAAGTTGGACTCAaggaggaagatgaatattctTTGGTTGAACAGTTATTGGAACTAGTTAATCAAACTGAGACAGTTAAGGAAGAATTAGCAGATGCCTCTGAtgatacaataaaaaaagaaaagcaAGTTTGA